One Dehalococcoidia bacterium DNA segment encodes these proteins:
- the dtd gene encoding D-aminoacyl-tRNA deacylase, with translation MKAVLQRVRRASVTVDGETVASIGPGLLVLLGVAQGDSEADARKLARKTAELRIFADAHSKFNLSLLDVGGEALVVSQFTLLADCRKGRRPSFTQAAPPQEAAPLVDAYAQALRELGVPTRTGRFGALMQVELVNDGPVTIVLDSREL, from the coding sequence ATGAAGGCGGTGCTGCAGCGAGTCCGCCGCGCCTCGGTGACGGTGGACGGCGAGACGGTGGCCAGCATCGGCCCCGGCCTGCTGGTGTTGCTGGGGGTGGCCCAGGGCGACAGCGAGGCCGATGCGCGCAAGCTGGCCAGAAAAACGGCGGAGCTCCGCATCTTCGCCGACGCTCACAGCAAGTTCAACCTCTCCCTTCTGGACGTGGGGGGCGAGGCCCTGGTGGTGAGTCAGTTCACGCTGCTGGCCGATTGCCGCAAGGGACGCCGCCCCAGCTTCACCCAGGCAGCCCCTCCCCAGGAGGCAGCGCCCCTGGTGGATGCCTACGCCCAGGCCCTGCGGGAGCTGGGCGTCCCCACCCGAACGGGCCGCTTCGGCGCCCTCATGCAGGTGGAGCTGGTCAACGACGGCCCCGTCACCATTGTCTTGGACAGCCGCGAGCTGTGA
- the rpsB gene encoding 30S ribosomal protein S2 — translation MKSLLEAGVHFGHQTRRWNPKMRRYIYTQRNGIHIIDLQKTVQKLEEALNFVRETVAQGGTILFVGTKRQAQEIVEQEARRCGMPYVNTRWLGGTLTNFQTIQARIDYLVRLEDAKARGELARLTKKEAARLEDKIAKLNRHLAGIKEMTRLPSALYVIDPGREYIAVAEARRVGIPIVAMVDTNCDPDLIDYPIPANDDAVRAIKLITGLVADAVLEGLAEREARAKVEMEAGEEELAALRETGFVFSPDEEGAVQEPAPEEG, via the coding sequence ATGAAGTCCCTTCTGGAGGCCGGAGTGCACTTCGGCCACCAGACGCGGCGCTGGAACCCCAAGATGCGCCGCTACATCTATACCCAGCGCAACGGCATCCACATTATCGACCTGCAGAAGACGGTCCAGAAGCTGGAGGAGGCCCTCAACTTCGTGCGGGAGACGGTGGCCCAGGGGGGCACCATCCTCTTCGTGGGCACCAAGCGCCAGGCCCAGGAGATAGTGGAGCAGGAGGCCAGGCGCTGCGGCATGCCCTACGTCAACACCCGCTGGCTGGGGGGCACCCTCACCAACTTCCAGACCATCCAGGCCCGCATCGACTACCTGGTGCGGCTGGAGGACGCCAAGGCACGGGGTGAGCTGGCCCGCCTCACCAAGAAGGAGGCGGCCCGCCTGGAGGACAAGATAGCCAAACTCAACCGCCACCTGGCCGGCATAAAGGAGATGACCCGCCTGCCCTCGGCCCTCTACGTCATCGACCCTGGACGCGAGTACATCGCCGTGGCCGAGGCGCGACGGGTGGGCATCCCCATCGTGGCCATGGTGGACACCAACTGCGACCCCGACCTCATCGACTACCCCATCCCAGCCAACGACGACGCTGTCCGTGCCATCAAGCTCATAACCGGCCTGGTGGCCGACGCCGTCTTGGAGGGGCTGGCCGAGCGGGAGGCCAGGGCCAAGGTGGAGATGGAGGCGGGCGAGGAGGAGCTGGCCGCCCTGCGCGAGACGGGCTTCGTCTTCTCGCCCGACGAGGAAGGGGCTGTCCAGGAGCCCGCCCCCGAGGAGGGGTAG
- the tsf gene encoding translation elongation factor Ts: protein MAVSAEAVKALRDMTGAGMMDCKRALEEANGDLERAKEILRQRGVAIAERRAGRQTAQGLVWAYVHHDGRVGALVEVNCETDFVARTEEFRALAQAIALQVAAMAPKYVSEEEMPPGEGDPRELCLLSQPYVRDESRTIADLVREVIAKTGENVRVRRFARFELGRYEDPAA, encoded by the coding sequence GTGGCTGTCTCAGCCGAAGCGGTCAAGGCCCTGCGCGACATGACCGGGGCCGGCATGATGGACTGCAAGCGCGCCCTGGAGGAGGCTAACGGCGACCTGGAGCGGGCCAAGGAGATCCTGCGCCAGCGAGGGGTGGCCATCGCCGAGAGGCGGGCCGGCCGCCAGACGGCCCAGGGCCTGGTCTGGGCCTACGTCCACCATGACGGCCGAGTGGGCGCCCTGGTGGAGGTCAACTGCGAGACCGACTTCGTAGCCCGCACCGAGGAGTTCCGCGCCCTGGCCCAGGCCATCGCCCTGCAAGTGGCGGCCATGGCCCCCAAATACGTCTCCGAGGAGGAGATGCCGCCCGGCGAGGGCGACCCCCGAGAGCTGTGCCTTCTCTCCCAGCCCTACGTCCGTGACGAGTCCCGCACCATAGCCGACCTGGTGCGAGAGGTCATCGCCAAGACGGGGGAGAACGTGCGGGTGCGACGCTTCGCCCGCTTCGAGCTGGGCCGCTACGAAGACCCCGCAGCCTAG
- a CDS encoding zinc ribbon domain-containing protein — protein MPIYEYRCSQGHQYERWEGFDAPVEQECPNCGSTARRLFSPPAIIFKGPGFYSTDNRKNGHRSEESESKDEAKAESTAS, from the coding sequence GTGCCCATCTACGAGTACCGTTGCTCCCAGGGCCACCAGTACGAGCGCTGGGAGGGGTTCGATGCCCCCGTGGAGCAGGAGTGCCCCAACTGCGGCAGCACGGCCCGCCGCCTCTTCAGCCCGCCGGCCATCATCTTCAAGGGGCCGGGCTTCTACAGCACCGACAACCGTAAGAACGGCCACCGCTCTGAGGAATCGGAGAGCAAGGACGAGGCCAAGGCCGAGTCCACGGCTTCCTAG